A region of Cellulophaga sp. RHA19 DNA encodes the following proteins:
- a CDS encoding SDR family oxidoreductase — protein sequence MKKLNNKVIIVTGSSKGIGKEVAILLAKNGAKVIINHSNSEKEANNTATTIKDNGGEAIVIKADVSDKKAVTELFDKSLEAFGKIDVLINNAGTMISKKLKDNSQEDFNTQFNVNVKGIFNTLQEADSKLADNGIIINFSSSTTKLMLPTYALYSATKAAVEQMTRVFAKEIGRGISVNAIAPGATETELFLTGKSKEQIDKLSSMNAFNRLAKPIDIARVVLFLASDDSKWISGQVIGANGALV from the coding sequence ATGAAAAAACTAAATAACAAAGTAATTATTGTAACCGGATCTTCTAAAGGAATTGGTAAAGAAGTTGCTATTTTATTAGCAAAAAATGGAGCTAAAGTAATTATAAACCATTCTAATAGCGAAAAAGAAGCTAACAACACAGCAACTACTATTAAAGATAATGGCGGGGAAGCAATTGTAATTAAGGCAGATGTAAGCGATAAAAAAGCAGTTACAGAGTTGTTTGATAAATCTTTAGAAGCCTTTGGAAAAATAGATGTATTAATTAATAATGCTGGTACTATGATTTCTAAAAAACTGAAAGATAATTCTCAAGAAGATTTCAATACTCAATTTAATGTAAATGTAAAAGGGATTTTTAATACCCTGCAAGAAGCTGATAGTAAACTAGCAGATAATGGTATTATAATAAATTTTTCTTCTAGTACTACAAAATTAATGCTACCAACTTATGCTCTCTATTCTGCTACAAAAGCAGCTGTGGAACAAATGACACGAGTATTTGCTAAAGAAATTGGCAGAGGTATTTCTGTTAATGCAATTGCCCCAGGAGCAACAGAAACCGAGTTATTTTTAACAGGTAAATCTAAAGAACAAATAGATAAATTAAGCAGTATGAATGCTTTTAACAGACTAGCCAAACCCATAGATATAGCTAGAGTTGTGTTATTTTTAGCGAGTGATGACTCTAAATGGATATCTGGACAAGTGATTGGCGCTAACGGAGCACTGGTTTAA
- a CDS encoding haloacid dehalogenase type II produces the protein MTKNRRNFIKKATAAGIGAATIPNLNFASSANKIITYSDVKPKVLFFDVNETLLDLTAMKNSVGEALGGKKDLLKLWFTTMLQYSLVSTVGRQYNDFGIIGAATLEMVAANNNIKLTSEEAKNAILIPIRSLPAHPEVKESLERLRKAGYKIVSFTNSSNIGVKTQFKNAGLTSYFDDRLSIEDIGKFKPHTDAYDWAARKMKVKPEECMLIAAHGWDIAGALWANWRGAFINRPGAQLYPLADKPEINENNLKLVADKLIALK, from the coding sequence ATGACAAAAAACAGAAGAAATTTTATTAAAAAAGCTACAGCAGCTGGTATAGGTGCGGCAACTATTCCTAATTTGAATTTTGCTTCTTCAGCAAATAAAATAATTACTTATAGTGACGTAAAACCTAAAGTTTTATTTTTTGATGTAAACGAAACATTATTAGACTTAACCGCTATGAAAAATAGTGTTGGTGAAGCCTTAGGAGGTAAAAAGGATTTACTTAAACTATGGTTTACAACAATGCTACAATACTCATTAGTTAGTACCGTTGGCAGGCAATATAATGATTTTGGTATTATAGGAGCAGCTACTTTAGAAATGGTAGCTGCAAATAACAATATTAAACTAACATCAGAAGAAGCAAAAAATGCTATTTTAATTCCAATTAGATCTTTACCTGCACACCCAGAGGTAAAAGAGTCTTTAGAAAGGCTACGTAAGGCTGGTTATAAAATTGTTTCTTTTACAAATTCATCAAACATAGGTGTAAAAACACAATTTAAAAACGCTGGTTTAACTTCGTATTTTGATGACAGATTAAGTATTGAGGATATCGGAAAATTTAAACCACATACAGATGCATACGATTGGGCTGCACGCAAAATGAAAGTTAAACCAGAAGAATGTATGTTAATTGCTGCGCACGGATGGGACATTGCTGGTGCTTTATGGGCAAATTGGAGAGGCGCATTTATAAACAGACCTGGAGCGCAATTGTATCCGCTTGCAGATAAACCAGAAATAAACGAGAATAATTTAAAACTAGTAGCAGATAAACTTATAGCCTTAAAATAA
- a CDS encoding TetR/AcrR family transcriptional regulator produces the protein MQQELKSEITKQLIIDKAFNLFYKDGFKTTSIDKIMKETTLSKGAFYHHYKNKKELGTAVISLKVKKRVVDGMIAPLLNSGNAFKILETVFINRLKSFPFIDKQNGCPMNNLINEIGNTEIAYQQALKGIIEEWKTALVNVIERGKNEKSINTNIDSTAVAIYLISAFEGIRGIRKLYNDDAILNEYIKGLKLYLNQIKN, from the coding sequence ATGCAACAAGAATTAAAATCAGAAATTACTAAACAACTTATAATAGACAAGGCTTTTAATTTGTTTTATAAAGATGGTTTTAAAACAACTAGTATAGACAAAATAATGAAAGAGACTACCTTGAGTAAAGGTGCTTTTTATCATCATTATAAAAACAAAAAAGAATTAGGTACTGCTGTTATTAGCCTTAAAGTAAAAAAAAGAGTTGTAGATGGTATGATAGCTCCATTGCTAAACTCTGGTAATGCCTTTAAAATTTTAGAGACAGTTTTTATTAATCGTTTAAAGTCTTTTCCCTTTATTGACAAGCAAAATGGTTGCCCAATGAACAATCTTATTAATGAAATAGGAAACACAGAAATTGCATACCAACAGGCATTAAAAGGTATAATTGAAGAATGGAAAACAGCCTTAGTAAATGTAATTGAAAGAGGTAAAAATGAAAAATCTATAAATACAAATATAGACTCTACTGCCGTAGCTATTTATTTAATTAGTGCTTTTGAAGGTATTAGAGGCATTAGAAAATTATATAATGATGACGCTATTTTAAACGAATATATTAAGGGCCTTAAATTGTACTTAAACCAAATAAAAAATTAA
- a CDS encoding YoaK family protein, which yields MFRHQNKNRTYKHNLQIATVLSLVAGMVNVSGFLQFKQLTTNVTGHFALFINDLTNFNFWKGTIYFLYIFSFLFGSFTSSFLIEKYRVNKKLNVFVIPTVIESLILISIALFSNFIEIKYPNTIACLLLFAMGLQNSYVTKISNAIVRTTHLTGLFTDLGIEISQLFFIKSAPHKQNLKSTIKLRVYIILFFFGGGLIGGFFFSKLNFKLNTLIIAAAILLISLFYDDFRYKLIKRKRKYNQKKIDN from the coding sequence ATGTTTAGACACCAGAACAAAAACAGAACCTATAAACATAACTTACAAATTGCAACAGTACTGTCATTAGTTGCTGGTATGGTAAATGTTTCTGGTTTTTTACAATTTAAACAATTAACAACAAATGTTACTGGGCACTTTGCGCTATTTATAAATGACCTTACTAATTTTAATTTTTGGAAAGGAACTATTTACTTTTTATATATTTTCTCGTTTCTGTTTGGCTCATTTACCTCTAGCTTTCTTATTGAAAAATACAGAGTAAATAAAAAACTAAATGTTTTTGTAATTCCTACAGTTATAGAGTCTTTAATTTTAATTTCTATTGCCCTTTTTAGCAATTTTATAGAGATAAAATACCCCAATACTATTGCCTGCTTATTACTTTTTGCAATGGGTTTACAAAACTCCTATGTTACTAAAATATCTAATGCCATAGTTAGAACTACACATTTAACAGGTCTTTTTACAGACTTAGGAATAGAAATTTCTCAGTTGTTTTTTATAAAATCTGCACCACATAAGCAAAACCTAAAATCTACTATAAAACTAAGAGTTTATATTATTTTATTCTTTTTTGGAGGCGGACTTATTGGTGGTTTCTTTTTCTCTAAATTAAATTTTAAATTAAATACGCTTATTATTGCTGCAGCTATTTTATTAATTAGTTTGTTTTACGATGATTTTAGGTACAAATTAATTAAAAGGAAAAGAAAATATAATCAAAAGAAAATTGATAATTAA
- a CDS encoding winged helix-turn-helix transcriptional regulator has protein sequence MVVPPKVEYGLTPRGKSLEQILRSLDQWGLKDYTELKG, from the coding sequence CTGGTAGTACCGCCAAAGGTAGAGTACGGGTTAACACCTAGAGGAAAATCCTTAGAACAAATATTAAGGAGTCTAGACCAATGGGGTTTAAAAGATTATACAGAGCTTAAAGGGTAG
- a CDS encoding NUDIX hydrolase: protein MQVLKTHYHPDIKTLDNKSVFTRLATRSIAIKGANILLLYTERYEDYSLPGGGLDKDEDQVIGMIRELVEETGAKDITDIKPFGAYEEYRPWHKPDYDIQHMISYCYTCTINQELGASKMESYEITNGMSAKWVNIFDAIKHNENTMATSTKKGMSIERETFLLKHIAAQLI from the coding sequence ATGCAAGTTTTAAAAACTCATTATCACCCAGACATTAAAACACTAGATAACAAATCTGTTTTTACTAGGTTAGCTACCAGAAGTATTGCTATTAAAGGAGCTAATATTTTATTACTATACACAGAAAGATACGAAGATTACAGTTTACCTGGTGGTGGCTTAGATAAGGATGAAGACCAAGTAATTGGTATGATCCGTGAGCTTGTTGAAGAAACTGGAGCCAAAGACATTACAGATATTAAGCCTTTTGGTGCTTATGAAGAATACAGACCTTGGCACAAGCCAGATTATGATATTCAGCACATGATATCATATTGTTACACTTGTACTATTAACCAAGAGTTGGGTGCTTCTAAAATGGAATCTTATGAGATTACAAACGGTATGTCTGCAAAATGGGTTAACATTTTTGATGCTATTAAACACAATGAAAACACAATGGCTACTAGCACTAAAAAAGGTATGTCTATAGAACGCGAAACATTTTTACTAAAACATATTGCTGCGCAACTAATTTAA
- a CDS encoding serine hydrolase domain-containing protein, giving the protein MNKKNIFRVLLLVSTVVSFFYVPWPIVTAWLKPVPNTIQEQLNQTINYGFDGVILYVDVAGKPPAFYAEGWHNTEQKITAKPNAFFKIASIDKLYTAVAITKLIGKNKLDLNKSLAYYFPELNGKIEYADKITVKMMVQHRSGIPNYTNTPNFWNNPTQNAEEALELVKGLPASFKPNTDYEYSNTNYLLLSMLIDKTAGKSKFNYIKEVILNPLALKNTYASLKDVPIDNLMSGYYVGINNDIKTTNYGSMIATAEDVGIFLRALNNGNLFTGTENEIYASIYKYNHTGLIPGYQSIAEYHKNIDAVVVQFTNTTDFSGYNWNLSEISYNRIIKIIEKNNSK; this is encoded by the coding sequence ATGAACAAAAAAAATATTTTTAGAGTACTACTACTTGTCTCTACAGTTGTATCTTTTTTTTATGTGCCTTGGCCCATTGTAACCGCTTGGCTTAAACCTGTACCAAACACTATACAAGAGCAATTAAACCAAACTATTAATTATGGTTTTGATGGTGTTATACTATACGTAGATGTTGCTGGTAAACCACCTGCTTTTTATGCCGAGGGCTGGCATAATACAGAACAAAAAATTACTGCTAAACCAAATGCTTTTTTTAAAATTGCTAGCATAGACAAATTGTACACTGCTGTTGCCATTACCAAACTCATTGGCAAAAATAAACTAGACTTAAATAAAAGCTTAGCGTATTATTTTCCTGAACTTAATGGTAAAATTGAATATGCAGATAAAATTACTGTAAAAATGATGGTGCAACACCGTAGTGGTATTCCTAATTATACCAATACTCCTAACTTTTGGAACAACCCTACACAAAATGCTGAAGAAGCTCTTGAGTTAGTAAAAGGTTTACCTGCAAGCTTTAAACCCAATACAGATTATGAGTATAGCAACACTAATTACTTGCTACTTTCTATGCTTATTGATAAAACAGCGGGCAAAAGTAAGTTTAACTATATAAAGGAGGTTATTTTAAATCCGTTAGCGCTTAAAAACACCTATGCATCTTTAAAAGATGTTCCCATAGATAACCTAATGAGTGGTTATTACGTAGGCATAAATAATGATATAAAAACTACAAATTATGGTTCTATGATTGCTACTGCAGAAGATGTTGGTATATTTTTACGTGCTTTAAATAATGGTAACTTATTTACTGGTACCGAAAATGAAATTTACGCATCAATATACAAATACAACCACACTGGTCTTATACCGGGTTACCAAAGTATTGCAGAGTACCATAAAAATATAGATGCCGTTGTTGTACAGTTTACAAATACAACAGATTTTAGTGGCTACAACTGGAACTTATCTGAAATATCATACAACAGAATTATTAAAATTATTGAAAAAAATAATAGTAAATAG
- a CDS encoding carboxypeptidase-like regulatory domain-containing protein, producing the protein MKKVIQVLIFTIVLTGFSQTGSVSGKVIFKLDSLSVPGATVIISGTKIGAAADINGAFEIPKLKEGNYDLVVEAIGYGKDTIQNVIVNNNSKTKITLGLPAGKCHVKTSSKKCPIDGKTKNVIPILYGLPREKTIRKMKKGKVKLGGCEVTGCEPNWFCKEHKQEF; encoded by the coding sequence ATGAAGAAAGTAATACAAGTTTTAATTTTTACAATTGTGCTTACTGGATTTAGCCAAACTGGGTCTGTTAGTGGGAAAGTAATTTTTAAACTTGATTCGCTTAGTGTCCCAGGAGCAACTGTAATAATAAGCGGTACTAAAATCGGTGCTGCCGCTGATATTAATGGAGCCTTTGAAATTCCGAAATTGAAAGAAGGTAATTATGATTTGGTGGTCGAAGCCATAGGTTATGGAAAAGATACTATTCAAAACGTAATCGTTAATAATAATTCGAAAACCAAAATAACACTAGGTTTACCAGCAGGAAAATGTCATGTAAAGACTAGCTCTAAAAAATGTCCAATAGATGGAAAAACTAAAAATGTTATTCCAATTCTTTATGGGTTGCCAAGAGAAAAAACAATACGGAAAATGAAAAAAGGAAAAGTCAAACTTGGCGGCTGTGAAGTTACTGGTTGTGAGCCAAATTGGTTTTGTAAAGAACATAAACAGGAATTTTGA
- a CDS encoding carboxypeptidase regulatory-like domain-containing protein, with amino-acid sequence MKKHIQKRKVLLRFAYLGSFLLISLYSCIMQKPYSAKIAKFQPSFLGEIKENNLKRIADTTAILITGKVYDYDRPEGGISVIFISKENKRKFRTVTDSKGHFKINIVNGLYNIQLIPYKYGKSPSLNFENLNFKSGEIRELIIYTESSAETVSMDTIFESKRAYNEYIKRQ; translated from the coding sequence ATGAAAAAACACATTCAAAAAAGAAAGGTTTTATTGAGATTTGCTTATTTAGGTTCATTTTTATTAATTAGCCTTTATTCTTGTATAATGCAAAAGCCTTATTCAGCTAAAATAGCAAAATTTCAACCATCTTTTTTGGGGGAAATTAAAGAAAATAATTTAAAAAGAATTGCAGATACAACAGCTATTCTTATCACCGGAAAAGTGTATGATTATGATAGGCCTGAAGGAGGTATTTCCGTGATTTTTATTAGTAAAGAAAACAAAAGAAAGTTTAGAACAGTCACTGATTCTAAGGGACATTTTAAAATAAACATTGTCAATGGATTGTACAATATACAGCTAATACCTTATAAATATGGTAAGTCTCCATCTTTAAACTTTGAAAATTTAAACTTTAAATCTGGAGAAATACGTGAATTAATAATTTATACAGAATCATCTGCTGAGACTGTATCAATGGATACCATTTTTGAAAGTAAAAGAGCTTATAATGAATATATTAAAAGGCAATAA
- a CDS encoding energy transducer TonB has protein sequence MKLKIAYSTFFATLFFTVTLSAQYNQTNGDGAEITSYRPFEVATDYANFSKCIMPSAGAQKTCFTDKLQELFNENLKMPKDSISQNFNGKVYFNFFTDDKGELESTEIFSRPETKFIGEKIDVVLKKFPTLKVVQLKDTAVSTGYVLYAKFNPGEPIRLKVVDIKVSKENLKENEKEENDVPFVIVDDVPVFPGCEDMAISSRRSCFQNKLGKHIAKHFRYPEEAQELGIEGRVNIMFLIDKDGFVKNIKTRGPHPLFELEGRRIFTKLPRMTPGKVKGKPVRVPFSIPLTFRLN, from the coding sequence ATGAAATTAAAAATAGCTTATAGCACGTTCTTTGCCACTTTGTTTTTTACAGTCACATTAAGTGCGCAATACAACCAGACTAATGGTGATGGTGCAGAAATAACTTCTTACAGACCTTTTGAAGTGGCTACTGATTATGCCAACTTTAGCAAATGTATAATGCCTAGTGCAGGAGCACAAAAAACTTGTTTTACAGACAAATTACAAGAGCTTTTTAATGAGAACTTAAAAATGCCTAAAGATTCTATTTCTCAAAACTTTAATGGAAAAGTATATTTTAACTTTTTTACAGATGATAAAGGAGAGCTAGAGTCTACAGAGATTTTTAGTAGACCAGAAACTAAATTTATTGGAGAAAAAATAGATGTGGTTCTAAAAAAATTCCCAACCCTTAAAGTAGTTCAATTAAAAGATACGGCTGTTAGTACAGGTTATGTGTTGTATGCCAAATTTAACCCAGGAGAACCTATTCGTTTAAAGGTTGTAGATATTAAGGTAAGTAAAGAAAATTTAAAAGAAAATGAAAAAGAAGAAAATGATGTACCCTTTGTAATTGTGGATGATGTACCCGTATTTCCTGGTTGTGAAGATATGGCCATAAGTAGTAGGAGATCTTGTTTTCAAAATAAACTAGGTAAACACATTGCTAAACATTTTAGATACCCAGAAGAAGCTCAAGAATTAGGTATAGAAGGTAGAGTAAACATTATGTTTCTTATTGATAAAGATGGATTTGTAAAAAACATAAAAACCAGAGGACCGCACCCTTTATTTGAATTGGAAGGGCGAAGAATTTTTACAAAACTTCCTCGTATGACTCCGGGGAAAGTAAAAGGGAAACCTGTAAGAGTACCTTTTAGTATACCTTTGACTTTTAGACTTAACTAA
- a CDS encoding M949_RS01915 family surface polysaccharide biosynthesis protein — MNKIIIVLFLFICNVTLAQSLNITSKQLSEKEIDSVFTTNVKDKLQINFPIYRIYQFNDKIGTHFIVMTENETECEELDKCFKTLKGYCFLLKNDDFKLKWTFKDYILPDTYEYTISHWTKYFKIDDYNKDGVVDPIVVYGTKGMNDNDDGRIKILIYYKGEKIAVRHQNGVHDNERNTQVDKKFYTLPLEIQAQVKTIIENIEENNHGIFPAGWEQAMKNKETKFDEN; from the coding sequence ATGAATAAAATTATAATAGTATTGTTTCTTTTTATTTGCAATGTTACGCTTGCGCAAAGCTTAAATATTACAAGTAAACAACTAAGTGAAAAAGAAATTGATTCTGTTTTTACAACTAATGTTAAAGATAAGCTTCAAATAAATTTTCCTATTTATAGAATTTATCAATTTAATGATAAAATAGGGACGCATTTTATTGTAATGACTGAGAATGAAACGGAATGTGAAGAGTTAGATAAATGTTTTAAGACCCTAAAAGGGTATTGTTTTTTGCTTAAGAACGATGATTTTAAGCTAAAATGGACTTTTAAAGATTACATACTACCTGATACATATGAATATACAATTTCTCATTGGACAAAGTACTTTAAAATAGATGATTATAACAAAGATGGTGTTGTAGATCCAATTGTTGTTTATGGTACCAAAGGTATGAATGATAATGATGATGGAAGAATAAAAATATTGATATACTATAAAGGTGAAAAAATAGCAGTAAGACACCAAAACGGAGTACATGACAATGAAAGAAATACACAAGTAGATAAAAAGTTTTACACTTTACCATTAGAAATACAAGCCCAAGTAAAAACTATTATAGAAAATATAGAGGAAAATAATCACGGCATTTTTCCTGCTGGTTGGGAACAGGCTATGAAAAATAAGGAAACTAAGTTTGATGAAAATTGA
- a CDS encoding DinB family protein, translated as MEKYIKRLEENTSALLKTVKGYSVDKLTVKQGEEWSVLEILEHIYITDKVICGIVLKPSDKESITKELFGQNKLENILVHQREIKIKSPNILQPKGNFKNLSEFNSAFTHLRESLKEDIKAEKLIVDNRIHNHPFLGEMTITDWLNFILFHTERHLKQIEEK; from the coding sequence ATGGAAAAGTATATAAAGCGACTAGAAGAGAATACAAGTGCATTACTTAAAACTGTAAAAGGGTATTCAGTTGATAAACTCACTGTAAAACAAGGCGAAGAGTGGAGCGTGTTAGAGATTTTAGAACACATTTATATAACAGACAAGGTTATTTGTGGTATTGTTCTTAAACCATCAGATAAGGAATCGATAACTAAAGAGCTATTTGGGCAAAATAAGTTAGAAAATATTTTAGTGCACCAAAGAGAAATAAAAATTAAATCACCAAATATACTTCAGCCAAAAGGTAACTTTAAGAACCTTTCAGAATTTAATTCAGCTTTTACCCATTTAAGAGAGTCTTTAAAAGAGGATATCAAAGCAGAGAAACTTATTGTTGATAACAGAATCCATAATCACCCTTTTCTAGGAGAAATGACAATAACAGACTGGTTAAATTTTATATTATTTCATACAGAAAGACATTTAAAGCAAATTGAAGAAAAATAA